The window GGTACGCCCACCGCCAGCTGGTGGCCTGGCCCAGACCGGTGATCAGCGGAACGCCGAAGATGTTCGCCGCGGTCAGCCCGGACAGCACCGCCGCGAAACCCTTCGCCTGGCTCCCGGGTCCGATCAGCGCGGCGGCGACCATGCCCGCCGCGCCGAAGTACGCCCCGTGCGGTAGTGCCGCGACGAAGCGCGCGAGCAGGACCAGCGGGAACGTCGGCGCGACCGCGGACGCCACGGTGCCGGCCGCGAACAGCGCCAGCAGGCCGAGGACGAGTTTCTTGCGCGCCATCCGCGCGGTGAGGGCGGCGATCACCGGGGCGCCGACGACCACCCCGAGCGCGTAGGCGGTGATCGTCCACCCGGTGGTGGCGACCGCGTCCGACGTCGAGTGGGCGTATCGGTCGGGGAGCAGGCCCTGCGCCATCTCGGGCAGCAGGCCCATCGCGACGAACTCGGTCAGGCCGACCGCGAACCCGCCGAGCGCCAGCGACAGGACGGCGGCGTTCCGCCGTCCGCGGGACACAGCTTCCACTTCGACCCTCCGGTACGTGTTCGGTCTGCGCACCGGTGCGCGAGTCATCGAGACGCGCTGCTCAGCGTATAGGCCATTGTCTAGAACGTTCTAGTGAGCTAACTCACCGGGTGACAATGGGCCGGTGATCGTGCAGATCCACTCCGCGTTCGCCGACCCGGGCGAGGGCCGCTGCTCGGCGACCATGAGCGCGGCCGCGCCGTGGTTGCGCCGGTACGTCGTCGGCTACGGCGGCTACCGGGCTCTCGGCCCCGGCCCGCTGCGCCGCCGGATGTTCCCGATGACGCTGACGACCGTCCTCCTCGACGCCGACCCGGCGGCCCGCCTGGTGACCGGGCCGCGCGGCACCGGCGGGCTGCACGACGGCCCGGCCTGGCGCGACGGCGTCTCGGTGGGGCTGACCCCGGCGGGCGTGCGGACGCTCCTCGGCCCGGAGGCCGGGGTGCTCGCCGACGAGGTGGTGCCGCTGGACGCGGTCGGCGGGCCACGCGCCACGCGGCTGGCCGACCGGATCGCGGAGCTGCCGGACTGGCCGTCCCGGGTGGCGGCGCTGGACGCGGAGTTCAGCGCCCGGCTGCGCGCCGCGCGTACCGGACCCGCGCGGATCGTCGACCGGGCCTGGCACCGGCTGCAGGATCCGGCCGGTCGCGCGCCGGTCGGGACGCTCGCCGCCGAGCTCGGCGTCAGCCGCCGTTACCTGGAGCTGGAGTTCCGGCGCCGGATCGGGCTGTCGCCGAAGACCGTCGCGCGGGTGGCCCGGCTGCAGCGGGCGGTCGGGGCGCTGGCCGGTCCGGACGCGACGCTCGGCGCGGCCACCGCGGCCGGGTACGCCGACCAGTCGCACCTGAGCCGGGAGACCCGCGCGCTGCTCGGCGTCACACCGGGGGAGCTGTTCGCATTCGTCCAAGACACCCTGCGGGCCGCTGGTTAGCGTCCCCGGGCATGACGCTTTCCGGGAAGACTGCGGTGGTGACCGGCGGCTCGCGGGGTATCGGCCGAGCGATCGTCGAAGAACTCGTCGGACGCGGTGCGCAGGTCGTGTTCTCCTACCAGGCGAACAAGGCCGCGGCCGACGAGCTGGTCGAGGCGCTGGGCGACGCCGTCCGTGCGGTGCCCGCCGACCAGGCCGACCTGGACACCCTCGACGCGCTGTTCGCGCCGGTCGCGGACGGTTTCGACATCCTGGTGAACAACGCGGCGATCAACCCGGGCGCGGCGATCGCGGACCTCACCCCGGTGGAGTTCGACCGCGTGCTCACGGTCAACACCAAGTGGCCGCTGTTCGCGATGCAGCGCGCGGCGACGCTGCTGCGCGACCAGGGCCGGATCGTGAGCGTCTCGACGCTGAACACCGTCATCCCCGCGCCCGGCCACAGCCTCTACTGCGCGAGCAAGGGTGCGCTGGAGCAGCTCACCGCGGTCGCCGCGCGGGAACTCGGGCCGCGCGGCATCACGGTCAACACGGTGTCGCCGGGCACGACCGACACCGACCTGTTCCGCGACACGAACCCGCCCGGAGCAGCCGAGCAGACCGCGGCGTTCACCGCGCTGGGCCGGATCGGGCAGCCGGTCGACGTCGCGCGGGTCGTCGCCTGGCTGGCCGGCCCCGACGCGGGATGGGTGACCGGCCAGAACATCCGCGCGACGGGCGGTCTGCTCGTCTGATGCCTGGTCAGCCGCCGTTGAGGCCGGCGATCTTGCGGTGGTCCCAGGACGCGATCTTGGACGGCGTCAGCTTCACCCAGCCGTGCCGGCCGTCGTGGTACATGTTGCCCTCGCCCTCGAAGTACTTCGCGGCGAACAGCCGCTCAGCGGCCTCGAGCTCGGCGATCGACTCCGCGCCGGTGCGCGGCGCCTCGCCGACCTGCTCCAGCGTGCCGCGCAGCTCGACGCCGTGCAGCTCGAAGAAGTCGTGCCCGGCGTCCACGACGACCGCCACCCGGGGGTCGCGGAGGATGTCGGTCCACCGCTGGCTCTTGACGATCGAGTAGAGCCAGAGCGACGTCCCGTCCCAGACGAACCAGAGCGGGGACACGTGGGGCGCGCCCGAGGACGTGAGCGTGGCGACCCGGCAGGTGCGGCTCTCGGTGAGGAACGCGTCCAGTTCCTCCTTCGACAACGCGATCCGACGTCCCCGCTTCTGCGTGTTCAGCACGTTCCCGTCGACCACAGTGCCTCCTCGATCCGGGTCGCCTTCTGTTTACCGGACGGCTAGTGCGTACGTCGCCCGACCCGGAAATTAGAGGCCGTAGCACGGGCCGACGCCGCTTCCGAGCCGACGGTCGGGCGCGCCGGTATCCGGGTCGAGCCGGACGTCGATCGTCGTCCCGTCGCCGCGCTCGACCCGCACGGTCGTCGGGTCGGCCCAGGAGACGTGCGCGAGGCCCTCGTCGGGGTTGTCGCCGTCGAGGCAGCCGAGCACGTGCTCCCGGCTGTTCAGGCCGTCATGCGAGCGGATCCGCAGCAGCCAGGTCGGTCCCTGGAACTTCGCGGCCGCCGACACGGTCAGCGTGAAGCGCTCGTCCGGTGACCGGTACTCCACCGTCCGCCGATCGGCGCTCGGCTCGGCGTCCGCGGAAAGCGGGATGCTCAACCAGACGCCGCACGCCAGGACCAGCGCGGCGGCTCCGGCCGCCGCGGTGCGGACGAACACGTTCCGCACGCCGAGCACCACCGCCGCGAGCAGGACGACCACCGCGGTGGCGGCGAGCCAGAACGGGTGCTCGTAGACCCGGTTGACGACCGCGAAGCCACCCGGGTTGAGCGGGAACTCGCCGCCCCAGAAGACCACCGGGAATGCCTGGAGTGCGGCGATCCAGAGCACCACGGCCAACACCGAGAGTGCGATCACCGGGATCCGTCGAGCCGCTGTCACGCCCCACACTGAACTTGGTCGATGCAACTCGGGGGAGCGAGTGTGGCTGAAGTTCGCGCGTGGTGGGTAAGCGACGGTCGCGGGCGCTGCGGCCCGCTACCGACCGGGAGACGCCCATGCACGTTGCGACCGTCCTCGCCGCCGACGCACCGGACCCCGCCAGCTCCGATGCGCGGCTGATCATCGCCGCGCTCATCGGCGTCGCGGCGATCATCGTCCTGATCACCTGGGTCAAGTTGCACCCGTTCGTCGCGCTCACCGTCGGCGCGATCGGGCTGGGGCTGGGCGCCGGGCTACCCGCACTCGACACCGCGGAGAGCTTCAGCAGCGGCTTCGGCGCCACGATGGCCTCGGTCGGTCTGCTGATCGGCCTCGGCGCGATGTTCGGGAAGTTGCTCGCCGACTCCGGGGGCGCCGACCAGATCGTCGACACGATCATCGGACGCGCGCGCCCGGCCGCCCTGCCGTGGCTGATGGCGCTGGTCGGCGCGATCATCGGCCTGCCGATGTTCTTCGAGATCGGTGTGGTGCTACTGATCCCGGTGATCATCCTGGTGGCCCGCCGGTCGGGGCTGCCGCTGTTCCGGATCGCGGTCCCGACGCTGGCCGGCCTCTCGGTGATGCACGGCCTGGTGCCGCCGCACCCCGGCCCACTGGTCGCGGTCGACGCGCTGGACGCGAACCTCGGACTGACGCTCGCCCTGGGCATCCTGGTCGCGGTCCCGACCGTGATCATCTCCGGTCCGGTCTTCAGCCGGTGGGCGGCGCGCTGGGTCGACGTCCCGGTGCCGGATCTGTTCACCACGGACCAAGACCGCCCCGCCGACGGGTCCGCCGGCCGCACGGCGGGACGTGCCGGGCACGACGTCGAGGACGCGGCGGACGCCTCGTCCGGGACGGACGACTACCGCGGGGCCGCCGTCGCCACCGCGGAACGGCCGATCGTCGAGACGCGGCAGCGGCCGAGCTTCGGCGTCACGCTCGGCTGCATCCTGCTGCCGGTCGTCCTCATGCTGGCCAAGGCCATCGCGGACGTCGTCGCGCCGGACGCGGAGACGCCGCTGCACGACGCGATCGACTTCGTCGGGACACCGCTGATCGCGCTGACGATCGCGCTGCTGGTCGGCATCGTCGCGCTGGGCCGCGGCGGCGGGATGGACCGCGGCGCGATCGCGTCGTCGCTGGGCGACTCGCTGCCGCCGATCGCCGGGATCCTGCTGATCGTCGGCGCCGGCGGTGGCCTCAAGCAGGTGCTGATCGACACCGGCCTGGCGCAGATCATCGCGGACGCCGTCGAGGGCAGCGCGTTGCCGGTGCTGCTGCTCGCGTGGATCGTCGCGGTGCTGATCCGGGTCGCGACCGGCTCGGCGACGGTGGCCACGGTCACCGCGTCGGGCATCCTGGCGCCGGTCGCCGCCGATCTGCCGAACACGCACGTGTCGCTGATGGTGTTGGCGATCGGAGCGGGTTCACTGTTCCTGTCGCACGTCAACGACGCCGGTTTCTGGATGATCAAGGAGTACATGGGTACGACGGTCGGCGAGACCTTGAAGACGTGGACCGTGATGGAGTGCCTCATCTCGGTCTGCGGCCTGATCGGTGTCCTGCTGCTGAGCCTGGTGATCTAACTGCAAACCTTCCTGCCGGTCGCCGACTTCGCCGAGAGCGCCGCACTGCTCGACGCTCCGCGGCTGGGCAAACAGCGGGTCGAGACGCTCCAGGTGCTGCGCGCGCTGGAACTGCCGGACTACGGCTGGGCCAACCACCCGGTGACGACGATGTGGCGCGGCCGCACCGCCGGGCTGGTCGTCTACGGGCTGGCGATGGTGCGCGGCTGGCGCGAGCGGGGTTTCGCCGACACGACAGCGACGCAGATCGCCGAGTTCGCCCCGGACGCCGCCGGGCTGACGCAGGCCGAGGCCGCCGACGCCGGGCTGCTGCCGAGTTGGGTGGGCGACGAGGCGGTGCACCGGTCGCACCGGTCGAACCTGCGTGCGAAGGACCCGGCGTACTACGGCCCGCTGTTCCCGGACACCCCGGACGGCCTGCCGTACGTCTGGCCACCAGCGGACGACGTACCACCGCCCGTCCCGCCGGACGGGGTCCCGGTGTGGATCGTGCGCCCGCCGGGCCCGCTCGAGCTCGGCACGGCGCTCGCCCAGGGCGTCGTCGGGCTGGGCACGGATTCTGGCGTTCCGGTCGACGCGACCGGGCTCGACCCGGTCGAGCTCCGTGGGCTCGCCCGCGAGCTGTCCGGACGTCGTCCGGCGAAGGCCCTGCGGCAACTGTCCGCGTTTCTGGACGACGTGAAGCCGGGTGACCTGCTCGGCGTGCCGCTGGAGCAGGGAGCCGGGCTGCTGCTCGGGGAGTTCGTCGGCGACTACTTCTTCGTACCGGGCGAGCCGCTTCCGCACCGCCGCCCGGCGCGGTTCACCCACGTCGTGGCGCGCGCCGCCGCCCGGCCGCCGGCGTCGCTGCAGGATCCCCGGACGCTGTTCCGCGTGGTCCTCGACCCCGCGGAGGCACGCCCGATTTAACATATTCGAGTGAAATGTCGGTTCGTCGCGTTTCTGCTCGGCACGGGACTTGCGGTCCCGAGTGCGCCCCATCCGTACGTCGACGGCCCGGCGGGTTGTGTCTTCCCGGACCCGGTGCGAGCCGTCGGATGCGTGACCGCGCCGACCGACTGGTTGGTGGGCCAGGTACGGCACCGGCTCGGCGAGGTTCCGGGGGCGTGCTGGGACGCCCACGCGTGGAACCCGCGCAGCGACCACCCGCACGGCCGGGCCTGCGACTACACGATCGGACAGATCGGCGTGTTCCCGACCGAGACCCAGGTGGCGCGCGGCTGGCGGCTGGCCCGGTGGCTGCGGACGCACGCCCGCGCGCTGCACGTCCACTACGTGATCTTCCACGGCCGGATCTGGTCCTGGGAGCACGACGCCGAGGGCTGGCGCCGCTACGACGGCGGTGGCGCGTACGACCCGGCGGACGTCACCGGCGGCCACTTCGACCACGTCCACGTCTCCACGGTGGACAAGCCACCCGCGGTGCTCTTCCCGGCCGCCGCCGCGCGGGCCTAGATTCGGGGCATGTGCGTTGAGCCCGGGGATGCCGCCGCGCGCGAGGCCGCCGCTCCGCGTCCGGCCGAAGGACCGGCCGTCGACCCGATCACGGTGCCCCCGGTGGACGAGGTCGCGGTCACCACGCTGATCGACAACACGTTCGACGCGCTGCTGGGCTCGCGGGACGGCGTCGAACGGCCGCCGCTGGGCATCGGTTCGGTCGAAGCACCGCTGTTCGAGGGCGGCCGGACCAGCGCCGGCCTCCGCGCCGAACACGGGTTCTCGGCGCTGGTGACCGTGCGGCGCGGCGACACGACGTCGACGCTGCTGTTCGACACCGGCTCCTCGCCGGACGGCATGGCGACGAACGTCGAACGGCTCGGGATCGACGTCGGCGACCTGCACGGCGTCGTCCTGAGCCACGGTCACTTCGACCACTCGGGTGGGTTCAGTGGGCTCGCCCGGCTGCGCGGACGACGCGGGCTGCCGCTCACCGTGCACCCGAACGTCTGGAGCCGTCGGCGGATCGCCCCACCCGGGGCGAACCCGGTCGAACTGCCGACGCTGTCGGCCGGTGCGCTGCGCCGGGAAGGCTTCGACGTGATCGAGCGGCGGGAGCCGTCGCTGCTGGTCGACGGCGCGATCCTGATCACCGGCGAGGTCGACCGGGTCACCGAGTTCGAGCGGGGCATGCCGCCGCCGCACCAGGCCTGGGACGGCTCGGCCTGGCGCCACGACCCGACGGTCATCGACGACCAGGCGCTGGTGGTCAACGTCCGGGGGCGGGGCCTGGTTCTCGTCACCGGGTGCGGTCACGCGGGCATCGTCAACATCGCGCGGCACGCCATGCGGCTCACCGGCATCGATCGGGTGGACGCGCTGATCGGCGGTTTCCACCTGAGCGGCGCGGCGTTCGAGCCGATCATTCCGCCGACGGTCGAGGCGCTCACCGCGCTCGCACCCTCGCTGCTCGTCCCCGGTCACTGCACGGGGTGGCGCGCTCAGCAGGCCCTCGCCGGCACGCTGCCGGACGCGTGGGTGCAGAGCAGTTCCGGGACGACGTACCGGCTGCGGTCCGCCGCCTGAACCTTAAGAGCTTCCAGGATTCGAACCGACTGGTCTGGACCGGCCGTACCTCGCTATCGAAAGCGTTAGCGATCGTGGGCCGAAGGGTTGTGTCGTGCGGAATCGGAAGTCGAGTTGGCGGCGGACTGCTGCGATCGGGGCGGGCATGGCGCTGGTGTTCGGGGGCGCCACCGCGGTGAGTATCGGGGTGAGCTCGGCGGGCGAGAGCCCTGCCGTGCAGAGCGCGGCACCCCGCGAGGATTGCGGCGGGCTGGACACCGCGCTGCGCAACAACCTGAACTTCATCGCTGACCAGCAGCGGAACCCGGACGCGCTGTCGGAGGCGCGGATCGCGAACCGGCAGGCGGTCGTCGACCTGATCCAGCAGCGCCGCGCGGTCGCGGGCTGCACGGAGGACGTCGTCGCCGATCCGGTGGCCGGCGAGACCGCCGCGCCCGCCCCGCCGGCCACGGCCCCGACGACAGCCCCGCCCACCACGGCCGCACCCGCGGCCCCGGCGGAAGGCACCGGCGACGGCGAGGTCGTCTGCGCGGGCAGCACCGTGACGCTCTCCGGCGAGGAGGGCGGCGCT is drawn from Cryptosporangium aurantiacum and contains these coding sequences:
- a CDS encoding SDR family oxidoreductase — its product is MTLSGKTAVVTGGSRGIGRAIVEELVGRGAQVVFSYQANKAAADELVEALGDAVRAVPADQADLDTLDALFAPVADGFDILVNNAAINPGAAIADLTPVEFDRVLTVNTKWPLFAMQRAATLLRDQGRIVSVSTLNTVIPAPGHSLYCASKGALEQLTAVAARELGPRGITVNTVSPGTTDTDLFRDTNPPGAAEQTAAFTALGRIGQPVDVARVVAWLAGPDAGWVTGQNIRATGGLLV
- a CDS encoding GntP family permease translates to MHVATVLAADAPDPASSDARLIIAALIGVAAIIVLITWVKLHPFVALTVGAIGLGLGAGLPALDTAESFSSGFGATMASVGLLIGLGAMFGKLLADSGGADQIVDTIIGRARPAALPWLMALVGAIIGLPMFFEIGVVLLIPVIILVARRSGLPLFRIAVPTLAGLSVMHGLVPPHPGPLVAVDALDANLGLTLALGILVAVPTVIISGPVFSRWAARWVDVPVPDLFTTDQDRPADGSAGRTAGRAGHDVEDAADASSGTDDYRGAAVATAERPIVETRQRPSFGVTLGCILLPVVLMLAKAIADVVAPDAETPLHDAIDFVGTPLIALTIALLVGIVALGRGGGMDRGAIASSLGDSLPPIAGILLIVGAGGGLKQVLIDTGLAQIIADAVEGSALPVLLLAWIVAVLIRVATGSATVATVTASGILAPVAADLPNTHVSLMVLAIGAGSLFLSHVNDAGFWMIKEYMGTTVGETLKTWTVMECLISVCGLIGVLLLSLVI
- a CDS encoding MSMEG_6728 family protein; translated protein: MPVADFAESAALLDAPRLGKQRVETLQVLRALELPDYGWANHPVTTMWRGRTAGLVVYGLAMVRGWRERGFADTTATQIAEFAPDAAGLTQAEAADAGLLPSWVGDEAVHRSHRSNLRAKDPAYYGPLFPDTPDGLPYVWPPADDVPPPVPPDGVPVWIVRPPGPLELGTALAQGVVGLGTDSGVPVDATGLDPVELRGLARELSGRRPAKALRQLSAFLDDVKPGDLLGVPLEQGAGLLLGEFVGDYFFVPGEPLPHRRPARFTHVVARAAARPPASLQDPRTLFRVVLDPAEARPI
- a CDS encoding pyridoxamine 5'-phosphate oxidase family protein, which codes for MNTQKRGRRIALSKEELDAFLTESRTCRVATLTSSGAPHVSPLWFVWDGTSLWLYSIVKSQRWTDILRDPRVAVVVDAGHDFFELHGVELRGTLEQVGEAPRTGAESIAELEAAERLFAAKYFEGEGNMYHDGRHGWVKLTPSKIASWDHRKIAGLNGG
- a CDS encoding MBL fold metallo-hydrolase, whose translation is MCVEPGDAAAREAAAPRPAEGPAVDPITVPPVDEVAVTTLIDNTFDALLGSRDGVERPPLGIGSVEAPLFEGGRTSAGLRAEHGFSALVTVRRGDTTSTLLFDTGSSPDGMATNVERLGIDVGDLHGVVLSHGHFDHSGGFSGLARLRGRRGLPLTVHPNVWSRRRIAPPGANPVELPTLSAGALRREGFDVIERREPSLLVDGAILITGEVDRVTEFERGMPPPHQAWDGSAWRHDPTVIDDQALVVNVRGRGLVLVTGCGHAGIVNIARHAMRLTGIDRVDALIGGFHLSGAAFEPIIPPTVEALTALAPSLLVPGHCTGWRAQQALAGTLPDAWVQSSSGTTYRLRSAA
- a CDS encoding helix-turn-helix transcriptional regulator; translated protein: MIVQIHSAFADPGEGRCSATMSAAAPWLRRYVVGYGGYRALGPGPLRRRMFPMTLTTVLLDADPAARLVTGPRGTGGLHDGPAWRDGVSVGLTPAGVRTLLGPEAGVLADEVVPLDAVGGPRATRLADRIAELPDWPSRVAALDAEFSARLRAARTGPARIVDRAWHRLQDPAGRAPVGTLAAELGVSRRYLELEFRRRIGLSPKTVARVARLQRAVGALAGPDATLGAATAAGYADQSHLSRETRALLGVTPGELFAFVQDTLRAAG